The Limisphaerales bacterium genome includes a region encoding these proteins:
- a CDS encoding HAD family hydrolase, giving the protein MSDPAQALREFQPTQDYFIGIDSDGCVFDSMEIKHKECFAPMFIKHFELQAASKYAREVWEFVNLYSKTRGCNRFHAVIRALQLISARKEISARGIAVPTFPALLEWVNRESKLGNATLDAEVANGNEGLVRIKTWSDAVNVSVKDIVQGVPPFPLVRESLSSAAAKADCMVISQTPTEALEREWAENRLDEFVCAIAGQEMGTKTQHLELATKGKYPAEKILMIGDAPGDHKAAKTSGALFFPINPGDEERSWENLHREGLDRFFSGTFAGEFQQGLLTDFDNRLPQNPPW; this is encoded by the coding sequence ATGAGTGATCCAGCCCAAGCCCTTCGCGAGTTTCAACCGACACAGGACTATTTCATTGGAATCGATTCCGATGGCTGCGTGTTTGATTCGATGGAAATCAAACACAAAGAATGCTTTGCGCCAATGTTCATCAAACATTTTGAACTACAGGCCGCCAGCAAATACGCCCGTGAAGTTTGGGAGTTCGTAAACCTTTATTCCAAAACCCGCGGATGCAATCGCTTCCACGCAGTCATCCGTGCCTTGCAATTAATAAGCGCACGCAAAGAAATCTCCGCACGCGGGATTGCAGTGCCCACGTTCCCCGCCCTGCTTGAATGGGTGAATCGCGAATCTAAACTCGGCAACGCCACGCTCGACGCCGAAGTCGCCAACGGCAACGAGGGCCTTGTTCGGATCAAGACGTGGAGCGACGCAGTGAATGTTTCCGTGAAAGACATTGTGCAGGGTGTGCCGCCGTTTCCCCTCGTACGCGAATCGCTCAGTTCTGCAGCTGCGAAGGCGGATTGCATGGTGATTTCACAAACACCAACCGAGGCACTCGAACGCGAATGGGCCGAGAATCGTTTGGACGAATTTGTGTGCGCCATTGCCGGGCAGGAAATGGGCACTAAAACACAGCACCTCGAATTGGCTACCAAAGGCAAATATCCCGCAGAAAAAATCCTGATGATTGGTGACGCTCCCGGCGATCACAAGGCGGCGAAAACAAGTGGCGCATTGTTTTTTCCGATCAATCCCGGTGACGAAGAACGCAGTTGGGAAAATTTACATCGCGAAGGCTTGGACCGATTTTTTAGCGGCACGTTTGCCGGCGAATTTCAGCAGGGGTTATTAACGGACTTTGATAACCGTCTTCCTCAAAATCCGCCGTGGTGA
- the gnd gene encoding decarboxylating NADP(+)-dependent phosphogluconate dehydrogenase yields the protein MEPQGDIALIGLAVMGQNLILNMNDHGYTVVAHNRTTARVDEFLAGEAQGTNIIGARSIPEMIAHLKAPRRIMLLVKAGQPVDDFIEKLLPHLAPGDIIIDGGNSLYEDTIRRTKYLESRGLLFIGTGVSGGEEGARIGPSIMPGGSQAAWPHVKDIFQSISAKVEDNTPCCDWVGADGAGHYVKMVHNGIEYGDMQLICEAYNLMKTGLGMSADEMHAVFAEWNTGPLDSYLIEITRDILGYKDTDGQPLVEKILDTAGQKGTGKWTVINSAELGMPITLIAEAVYARCISAQKNERVKASKKIRGPKPAITRERAKFIEDIRCALYASKIVSYTQGFMLLRAAAKEYHWHLNYGNIAMMWRGGCIIRSAFLGKIKEAYDKHPRLQSLLLDTYFKREIRHTQKGWRNVIAVAAKRGIPVPAFSTALSFFDSYRTERLPANLLQAQRDYFGAHTYERLDKPRGEFFHTNWTGRGGDVSSTTYNA from the coding sequence TGGACGAATTTCTCGCCGGCGAAGCGCAAGGCACAAACATCATCGGCGCACGCAGCATCCCCGAGATGATCGCCCATCTCAAAGCCCCCCGACGTATCATGCTGCTCGTGAAGGCAGGCCAACCGGTCGACGACTTCATTGAAAAACTCCTGCCTCACCTCGCCCCAGGCGACATCATTATCGACGGCGGCAACTCACTTTACGAAGACACCATCCGCCGCACAAAATATTTGGAATCCCGTGGATTACTCTTTATTGGCACCGGCGTATCCGGCGGCGAAGAAGGCGCGCGAATCGGCCCTTCCATTATGCCCGGCGGCTCGCAAGCCGCATGGCCACACGTAAAAGATATTTTCCAATCCATCTCCGCCAAAGTGGAAGACAACACACCTTGTTGCGACTGGGTAGGCGCCGATGGCGCGGGGCATTATGTAAAAATGGTCCACAACGGCATCGAGTACGGTGACATGCAGCTCATCTGCGAAGCATACAATCTCATGAAAACCGGCCTCGGAATGAGCGCCGACGAAATGCACGCCGTCTTCGCCGAATGGAACACCGGCCCGCTCGATTCTTATCTCATCGAAATTACCCGTGACATCCTCGGCTATAAAGACACCGACGGCCAACCGCTCGTGGAAAAAATCCTCGATACCGCCGGCCAAAAAGGCACCGGCAAATGGACCGTCATCAATTCCGCCGAACTTGGCATGCCGATCACCCTCATTGCCGAGGCCGTATACGCCCGCTGCATTTCAGCGCAAAAAAATGAGCGCGTAAAAGCCAGCAAAAAAATCCGCGGCCCCAAACCCGCCATTACCCGCGAGCGGGCGAAGTTCATCGAAGACATTCGCTGCGCGCTTTACGCCTCCAAAATTGTCAGCTACACGCAGGGATTCATGCTCCTCCGCGCCGCCGCCAAAGAATACCACTGGCACCTCAACTACGGCAATATTGCCATGATGTGGCGTGGCGGTTGCATCATCCGCAGCGCGTTCCTCGGCAAAATCAAGGAAGCGTACGACAAACATCCGCGTCTCCAATCATTGCTGCTCGACACCTATTTCAAACGCGAAATCCGCCACACACAAAAAGGTTGGCGCAACGTCATCGCCGTCGCCGCCAAACGCGGCATTCCCGTGCCCGCCTTCAGCACCGCCCTGTCATTCTTCGACAGCTACCGCACCGAACGTCTCCCCGCAAATCTACTCCAAGCCCAACGCGACTACTTCGGTGCCCACACTTACGAACGCCTCGACAAACCACGTGGCGAATTCTTCCACACCAACTGGACCGGACGCGGCGGTGATGTTTCCTCAACGACCTATAACGCATGA